In Streptacidiphilus sp. P02-A3a, the DNA window CGCTCGTTCGCGGCCGTCAACTCCTGCAACCCGCCTCGCATGTCGCGCCCGATGGCGGACTTGGGCGACGCCTTGATCAGCAGCCGGTCGCGGTAGTCGTCCGACCATGCGTCGATGTAGGACTCCCACAGCGCGACGTCGGCAAAGAACCCCTGAACGGCGTACATCTCAAGCGCGTTGCGTACGACACCGTCCACGTCCCGCCGGTCTACGGTCCAGCCGTCCCCGGCAGGGCCGTCAGGCCGCTCCCACACGCCGAGGGGCACTATCAGGCGGTCCCGGACGCGCACGGCGACCAGCGCCGTTGCATCGTCGGTGCTGCCACCGTCGAACCCGAGCGTGATCTCATCGTCGGGCGCTAGCACGTCCTCGACGGCGAGGGCGTCCCACTCCTCCGGCGAGATCAACTGATCCTCGGCGGTGACGAGTTGGTTCAAGAACATGCGTTGCGACCGGCTGCGGGGCATCGTGCCGCTGTAGATCGTTGAGACGATCCACTCGACATCCAGCCACACGGCGTCGCCACGGGCCGCCAGGATGCCCGCACGCAGCGCGTCAGGGTCTCCCAGGTCGACGGGCGGCGACTCAACCGAGTCGTAATACATGCCGCTGTCACGGGATTTGCCCTCGGCCACCTTGGACCAGGCGTGCCACGTCTGCTCAGCTACGGAATCCTCACCCGGCAGCGGGGCGTTGGTGATCTCCATCGTGCGGGCACCGCCACCACGGGACTTGCCGACGTTACCGGCAATGACCATGGCCATCTCATGCCCGCCGTTGGCGCTGATCCAGTGGTGCGTTTCGTTCATCACAACGAACGTGGCGCGGCCACCCTCCAGCGCGCGAGGCGAGCTGGTCACGGCCTCGATCACGCCACCGGAAGCGCTGTAGATGATCTCTTTGCCCAGGTCGATCCCGAACTCAGCGACCATGGCAGGACTGAACATTGGGCTGAACAGCCGCATCGTGTTGCGGGTCTGGTCTTTGGAGACGGCAGCGATCTGCACCCATGGGGCAGCGTGCCGCACGGCGAACGGCGTGCCGTCCTCCCGCCAACCGCCGAACCGGCACGGGCCGACGAACTCAACGGCCGCCAGCGCGGCTAGGAATGGGTCCTTCCCCCACCCTTTGAGGCGGCGGATGGTCCCCTGTCGGCGGGTGAAGACGCCGGCCGAGTCAACTTCGTACCAGCGCAGGACTATTCGCACCTGCTCCGGCGTGAACTGGAACGGGGAACCGGCGTCCGGTCCGTCCGGCTGCAACAGGTGCACCGAGCACCAGTCGAGCACGTCCCACCCGAGGGTTCGGGTGGGGTCCGGGACCGTGTCCGGCCACGAACGGACGGGCTCAAGCTCCACCGGATGCCGCCTTACGGTAGGCGTCCATGAGCGTCACCCGGGCGGCCTCTCGCGGGTCGTCTGCGGCGTCCTCACGCTGTAGCTCGACGCGCGCCCGGCGGCGGGCCCCCTCGGTCGTCAGTAGGTCGGTCATGCCCGCCATGACGGACTGAAAGAGTTGGGCGCTGAACTTCGTCTGCCCCAGGTTCCGAGACATGGCCTCGGCGAGATAGACGGCGGTCATCCAGTCGGACGACTCGTAGAACTGCGCCTGCCCGGACTTGCGCAGCGAGTCGTACCAGCGGCGTGCGATCGGGTGCCAGTCGGCATCGGCGCGCGGGATGGCCGGAGCCTTCGCCGCAGGTGCCTTGACAAGGGCCGGACCATCGTCCGTGTTGCGGCGTCGGCGCTGATCAGAGCGCTTCGGGACCGGTCCGGGCATGGTTCGTCACCTCCTGTCATCGACCTTGGAACCCGTACAGAATTCGAGCTGCTATACGCTTGCGGGGGGTGAGAGCGCGCGCGGGGAGGCTCCCCCCAGGTCGCGCCGAAATCTCAGCCGGAAATCTGTCCAGGATGCGGACGTTCCGGGCGCGCTCGGCCGGGGCGCGGACGCGCGGCGCGCGCTGCGTGGCCTTCGGCAGTGGACTTGCGTGCGTGATGCCAGCGACACAAGAGCTGCAAGTTGGTCAAGCTGTGATCATCACCAGCGATGATGTGGTCAACGTCCGTGCCCGCCTCGGTGCACCGTGCGCCGTCGGTCAGGACAGCGCAGCAGCGGTAGCCGTCACGGGCCATCACAGTCCGCCTGATGGCCTTCCAGTCGGACGGTAGACGTGAGCGCCGGTCGCTCCCTTGCCACGCCACACGGCCCCCTAGAGCAGCAGCGTGCCGTAACCCATGTCGTCGCGCGTCTTGGCGCGGTGACACGGTCGGCACAGTGGTTGGACGTTGACCGTGACGTCGTCGCCACCGTGCGCAAGGGGCACGATGTGATCAACGTCGAGAGCGGACGGGGGCGCTTCAATCCCGCAGCCCGCGCACGTGCCCCGGCCAGTCAGGCGGAGCGCTCGACGCAGGGTGGCGGCGGCATCGTGGCCGCGCGCAAGCACGTCGGGGCGGCGTCGCCGAGCCAGGACAGAGACAGTGGGCACGGGAACCTACTCACAGTGAGTAGGTCCGGGACCTACGGAAGTTGGGCCCGTGCGGGCTCAACCGGCCGGAGAGTGGACCGGGAGCCGCGCACGAGTGAGGGACGGTACTCGGCCCGCCGAATCCCAGTGGGGTGCGCGGTAACCCGCCCTCATACGTATCTAGTGAGTCGTAAGCCTGCCCAGTGCCCTAGCGAGTCGTCAGCCTGGCCAGCGGGGCGGGGCGGTGCCCGCACCCTGACGGACTGACGGAACGTATGGCTGATTCGGTTTACCTATAGAGATTCTTATGGGATACCAGAAAACATAGGTGAATCGTCAGTTCGCCAGTAAGTGCAGGTCAGATGGGGTGCGCTCAGGGTCGAGTGGAAGGCACTCGCCAGCGCATCGCGCCGCTGACACGCCGAAGGGCGGCCCCGAAGGACCGCCCGGCTACAACTTAGGTCTACCTTAGTGACGCACGTCACATCATGAGCGCTTCCCGTCCCGCACCTGGTACACCCGAGACTTCCCCCAACCTGTGATGCGCATCACTTCTCGGTAGTCCAAACCGGCCGCCATCTGTCGCCGGACACTCTCCCGGACGGCCGTCTCCCGCTCGTCCTCGACCGTCTGCGCCTCGCGCCACGCCTCGACGTCGGCCGCCAGCTCTGCGGCGCGGGGATCCGCCCCGGCAAGCCCTGACGGCCCCTCTCCGGCCCCCTCGGCTCCGCCGTGCCCTTCGGTCCAGCGGTGCCCGCGTTCAACGATCTGCACGGGCTCCGCGCCGTCCTGGTCTGTCTCCATGACGGGCAGGCTACCGAGCGTCCACGCGCCCGTGTCGGGGCACTCGCCGAGGCGCATGAACTCCACGCTCGGGACGGCCCAACAGCCGGCCGAACCCCCCTGGCGGGCGTCGCCGAGGGCGAGCCACCCAATCCCGCCCCGGTCGCTGTAGACGTCCCCTCGGCGCAGGTCTGCCACGGTCGCCAGCACGGCGGCCCCTTTCGTTCCGGCGCTGGTCATTCCAGCGCGCTGGAATGGTCCTACCAGCGATAATGCCGAAAGTCCAGCGCGCTGGAATCGCCGAGTCCAGCAGACTGGAGTGCCTGAGTCCAGTGGGCTGGAATGCGCCTGTACGGCCCCCGGCGACGCCAGAGCGCCCCGTCCTAGCCGGAAGGCCAGAGAGGGGCACACAGGGGCGCACAGGGGGTGTCAGTCGTCGTCTCCGTTGGGCTTGGCCCAGGTGATGGTGACGCGGGCGTCGCCGTCGAAGCGCTGCCCCTGGTAGCCAGCCTTGCGGATGTCGATGCGGTCGATGGCGAGCCGCAGCAGGTCGCGCCGGAGTGGCAGCGGTGCGGCGTCCCACATGGCCCGGAGCGCGTCGTCGTCGGCGCTCAGGAACCCGGGGTGGACGGTCGGCGTGACCAGCTCATCGACGCGCGCCTGTGTCTCCATCAGCGCGGTCAGTGCCTCGCGCCGGGCGGGGCCGTAGAGCGCTTCCGCCGGTCCGTCGTAGTACCCGGCCCGCCGGTCGCCCTCAAGCCGGGCGAGGGCCGCTTGTGCCCGCTTGTGGGCTGCCTTGGCGGCGGCGTACTCCTCTGTCTCCTCCGGGGACGACAGGGCGGCCCAGCGTTCGGCGATGGTGGCGGCCAGTTCGTCTGTCGGTTCGAGCGCGGAGACGACGGCGAGCCACGCCCCCGTGACGTACGACTCCAGCGCCTTCGTGTTGGCCCGTACCGGGGCGGGGCAGGGGCGTCCGCCGTTGATGGTCGAGCCGCACACGTAGCCGTCCCCCTTGCACGATGCCGCGCGTCCGCAGCCGACGCACCACGAGATGTCACTCAGCAGGTGCCGAGCGTTGCCGCCGTTCCACCCCGGGTGCCGGGTGGCACCGAGGGTGGAGTGGTTCATGGCGACGCCGTAGCGGGCCGCCTCGACCTCTTCCGGCGTGACGACGCCTTCGCCGATGCTGACCGTCTCGCCCTTCTCGTTGCGGTAGACCAGCGTGCGCTTGCCGTTGTGGAACCCCTGTAGCCCCATGTACGCCGGAGACTGGAGCAACCGCAGCAGCGGGCCGCTACTCCAGAACGAGCCGCGCGGGGAGGGGATGCCGTCGCGGTTCAGTTCGGTGGCGAGCGCCTTCCCGCTCACGCCGAACGCGAGGGCGAGCACCATCCGGCGGGCGCGCTGCCCGCGCGTCTCGGTCGCGCCGAGCGTCACGGGGGTGTCGTCCGGGGAGACCTTCCGGGTCTTCGGGTCCACGTTGAGGCCCCAGGGTGTGGAGCCCCCGAGCCATTCCCCGGCGTCGCGCTGCGACGTCTTGACGTCCTTGACGCGGTGGGAGAGGCGGACCGAGTAGGCGCGGGCGCGTTCGGCCTCATCAATGATGCGGCCCCGGTCGCGCTCGTCCATGGAGTCGAGCCGGTCATAGTCGAATATGACCCGGGCCTTCCCGATGACCTTTAGCACGTCCTCGGCACCCTTTCGGGAAAAGCGGTCGAGCATGTAGACCCAGAGGGCCGATGTTTCCCCGTTGAGAAGCGCTTTCATGGCTTTGTCGAAGGTCTTGCGTTCGCGGGCCGGGTTGTAGGCGGAGCCCAGTTCGACCCATTCGAAGCGGACGCGGTATCCGTTGTCGGCGGCCCATTTCCGGCCCTGCTTGATCTGCTCATCGGTCGAGACTTCGCGCAGCCGGTCGCCCTTGGTGAGGATCTTGGACTTGCGGGCGAGCAGGTCGATCGTGGGTCGGGTGTCGATCTCAGGTGTGCTCATGTACGGCACCTAGCGTGTGAACGGCCTGGTCAGGGCCGGGGTGGGTAGGGTGCACTACCTCGCCCGAGTTCGGGTTGCCGTCGTACACCGAGAGCCTGGTGGCGCCCCCCGCGCGTACTCCCTGGGACCTGGAGCGGTCCGCCGGGGGCTCCAGCGGCGGCGCGGGCGCGGCGGTCGCCGCCGGGCTCGCCCCGGTCGCGCACGGCAGCGACGGCGGCGGCTCGATCCGGATACCGGCGTCGGTCTGCGGGCTGTTCGGGATCAAGCCCAGCCGCGGCCGGGTCAGCAGCGGGCCGACGCTGTACGACATCAGCGGCCTCAGTACCAGCGGTCCGCTGGCCCGCACCGTCGCCGACGCCGCCGCGCTGCTGGACGTGCTGGCCGGGCCGATGCCCGGCGACTCCGGCACCGCGCCCGCGCTGCCGACCGGCGAGACCTTCCTCGACTACGCCCACCGCGACCCGCAGTCGCTCCGGGTCGCGGTGCTGACCACCCCGCCGGTGCCGGGCGTCAGCGTGCACCCGGACTGCCTCGCGGCCACCGAGAGCGCGGCCGAGCTGCTGGCCGGGCTCGGGCACCGCACCGAGGCGCTGGAACTGCCCGCCGACGACACCCTGCGCCAGGTGTTCGAGACGGTGTGGTCGGTGATGGCGGCGCAGCGCCCGGTCCCGCCGGAGCAGGAGGAGCGGCTGATGCCGCTCACCAAGTACCTGCGGGCCGAGGGCCGGAAGGTCTCCGGTCCCGACTTCGCCACCGCGCTGTACACCTTCCGGGCGGTCGGCGCGCTGGTCGCCTCGCTCCAGGAGCAGTACGACGTGATCCTCACGCCGACCCTGGCCCGGCCCCCGCAGCTGGTCGGCGGGCTGCGCGACGACGCGGACCCGGCCCGGGAGTTCGAGGGCATCGCGGCGTTCACGCCGTTCGCGGCCCTGTACAACGCCACCGGCCAGCCCGCCGTCAACCTGCCGCTGCAGTGGAACGCGGCCGGGCTGCCGATCGGCGTGATGCTCGGCGGGCGCTACGGCGACGAGTCCACCTTGATATCGCTGTCCTCACAGCTGGAACGGGCCCGGCCGTGGGCGGACCGCAAGCCCGAGCTCTGGTAGCCCGAGCTCCGGCAAGCACTGCCGAACCCGGACCGACCTGCGGCGACGGCTCATCCGACGGGCAGCCGACCCGATAGACCGGATGCGCTCGGTCTCCCGACGGTGTCTGATCGTGCGACATGACAATCGAGTTGGGCACTCCGCACGCCGACGGCCTGGGCCCCGCCGTGGACGCGCTGCGCGCGTGGCAGCGCGAGGGTTCGCTGATCCAGCTGCATCCGGGCGACCTGGGCTGGTTCTGGCGTTTCGGCACGGAGCGGACGGCCGCCGCGGTCCGCACCTGGAGCCGGGACGGCCGGGTCCTCGCCGTCGGGCTGCTGGACGGCGAGGACCTGCTGCGGCTGACCATCGCTCCGGACGCGCGCCGGGACGGGGAGTTGACGCGGCGTCTGGCCGCGGACCTCACCGCCCCGGAGGCCGGTGTGCTGCCCCCCGGCCGGGTCTTCCTCGAAGCCCCCATGGACGCCCTGCTCCAGGACCGGCTCCAGGCCGACGGCTGGACCCCGGACGAGCGCTGGACGCCCCTCCGCCGCGACCTCACCGAGCCGGTGGAGGTCCCGGAGGGCTGCGCGTCGAGGTGGTCGGCCGCCAGCACGCGTCCGCCCGCGCCGCCGTCCAACGCGCCGCCGTCCAACGCGCCGCCTTCGACCGCTCGACCTTCTCCGAACACCCCGGAAGGCCGGGCCTCCTCGAACCCATGGGCGTCCACCACGACCACCGGGGCCGCGGCTACGGCCGCGCCATCACCGTCGCCGCCGCGGCCGCCCTCCAGGGCCTGGGGGCCTCCAGCGCCCTCGTCAACACTCCTGCCTCCCGCGCCGCCGCCGTCGCCACCTACCAGTCCGCCGGCTTCCACCTGTTGCCCGGTTCCCGCGACCTCGCCCGCAGCACCTGACCCGGGGGGCAGCGGCAGCGCGGCTTCGCACGACCGCCACGCGCCCGTAACACCAGTCCATTGACCCGCTCGACCGCGCTTGCGAGCATCGGAGCATGACCTCCTCCGCGACCTGTCCCGGCCGCCGCTAGGGCCGCCGCCGTCCGTGACGGCCCGGGCCACCGGCACCACCGCCCTGGTACGCCGCCGACCGAGGACCGCCGATGCCGCTCGCGCTGATCGCCACGCCCACTCCGCCGCCCACCCCCGACCTGCCGGACGGCGCCGCCGCCGTGCTCCGCGCCACCCTCCGGGGCGGGCCGCTGGCCCGTACCGCGATCAGCAGGGAGACCGGGCTGAGCCCGGCCGCCGTGTCCCGGCACACCGCCGAGCTGCTGGCGCTGGGCCTGGTCTACGAGCCGCCCGCGGCGCAGGCCGCGCCCCGGCCGGGACGCCCGCGCGTCCCGCTGGACATCGACACCGGCTACCACCTGGCGGTAGGCGTCCACATCGCGGTGCCGCAGCTGACCTTCTCGCTGACCGACCTGCGCGGGCGGGTGGTCGCCCAGGAGCTGGCCCCGCGCCGGGCCGCCCCGGCCGAGGTGCTCCGGGACATCGCCGGATACCTGCCGGGCCTGCTGCGGCGGCACGCGGCCGACCGCTCGGTGCTCGGCCTGGGTGTGGTCACCGGGGGCTGGGTGGACCCGGACTCCGGCACGGTGGTCGAGAACAGCGCGCTGGGCTGGCGGGACGTCCCGGTGCGGCGGCTGCTCGGGTCGGCCACCCGGCTGCCGATCCACGTCGAGGGGCACGCCCGGGCGCTGGCCCAGGCCGAGCTGCTGTTCGGCGCGGCCCGGGGCGGCGACCTGGTGCACCTGTTCGTCGGCAATGCCGTGGACGCCGCCATCGCCGCCGGCGGGACCCTGCTGCGCGGACGCCGCAACGGCGCGGGCGGCATCGCCCACCTGCCGGTGCCGGGCTCGACCGCCGCCTGCCCGTGCGGCGGCACCGGCTGCCTGCAGGCCACCGTCTCCGACCGGGTCTTCGCCGAGCGCGCGACCGCGCAGGGGGTGGTCCCGCGACCGGAGATCGGCCTGCTGCTGGCCGCCGCGCGCCGGGGCGACCCGCGGGCGCTGGAGCTCTGCCGGGAGCGGCTGCGGCTGATCGCCCCGGCCGTGGCGCTGCTGCTGGACATGATCAGCCCGGAGGTGCTGGTGGTCACCGACGCGGTCACCCTGTACCTGCCCGAGCTGCTGCCGTTCCTGCACCAGCGGATCGCCGAGCGGACCAGGCAGGCACCGGAGCAGCTGGTCCGGCCCAGTTCCTTCGGCCCGCAGGTGCTGGCGGTGGCCGCCGGTACGCCGGTGCTGGCCGCCGTGCACCGCGATCCACTGGCGCTGCGCACCGCCGGAATGCGCGGATGACACCCGGCGGGAGCATTACTTCCACCGCGTCGGAAACCATTGCCGGGCCAGCGGCCGACCAGCAGACTGAGGACATGGAGACACAGCGGGAAGCGACGATCCGGGAGGCCGCGGGGCGGCACCCGGTGAACGTGTTCCAGCTGCACCACTTCGCCGGACTGGGCTGTTCCCACTCCCGCTGACGGCTGACGCCGCCCTGCCCGTGTACCTGCCGGGACGCCGCACCACCTGACACCGCGCCAGCTGGCACCGCACCTCCCTGACACCGCCACCGCTGTGGGCCGGGCCGCCGCGCCACGCCGCGATTCCGTCCTGCCCCGATCCCGCCGCGCCCAGAATCCGCCGCGCACGCCGGTGCCGTCCGCACCCGCGTCCAGCCACCCGGAGAGCTTCCGCATGTCCTCAGCACGCAGGCAACTGCACCTCAACCTGTTCCTCATGGGCGTGGGCCACCACGAAGCCGCCTGGCGGCACCCGCGTACCGACCCGTCCCGGCTGTCCGACATCCGGTACTTCCAGGAGCTCGCCGCGACCGCCGAGGCGGCGGCGTTCGACTCGGTGTTCCTGGCCGACGGCGTCGAGGGGCCGACGCCCGGGGCCAACGCCTGGGTCAGCCACTTCGAGCCGTTCACGCTGCTGTCGGCGCTGGCGGTGAGCACCGAGCGGATCGGCCTGATCGGGACGGTCTCCACCGGCTTCACCGAGCCCTACAACCTGGCCCGGCAGTTCGCCTCGCTGGACCACCTCAGCCGGGGGCGGGCCGGGTGGAACATCGTCACCTCGGCCGGTGACCGGGCGGCGCGCAACTTCGGCCGCGACCGGAACCAGGATCACGCCACCCGCTACCGGCGGGCCGCCGAGTACCTGGAGGTGGTCGGCAGCCTGTGGGACAGCTGGGAGGACGACGCCCTGCTGCTCGACCGGGTGGCGGGCCGGGTGACCGCCCCGGACAAACTGCACGAGATCGACCACCGGGGCGAGCACTTCCAGGTGCTCGGGCCGCTGAACATCCCGCGCGGCCCGCAGGGGCATCCGCTGCTGGTACAGGCCGGATCGTCGGAGGACGGCCGGGACTTCGCGGCCCGCCACGCCGAGGCGGTGTTCACCGCGCAGCAGACCCTGGAGGAGGGGCAGGCGTTCTACCGCGACCTCAAGCGCCGCGCGGCGGCGCTCGGACGCGACCCCGGCGGGGTGGTGGTGCTGCCCGGGATCGTCCCGGTGCTGGGCTCCACCGAGGCCGAGGCCAAGGCGCTGGACCAGGAGCTGGACCTCCTGATCGACCCGTCCCGGGCGGTGGGCACGCTGTCCACCCTGCTCGGGGTGGACCTGCGCGACCACCCGCTGGACGCGCCGCTGCCGCCGCTGCCCCCGGTCGCCGCCATCAACGGCGCCAAGAGCCGGTTCGAGCTGGTCCGGGACCTGGCCGAGCGGGACGGCCTGACGCTGCGGCAGCTCATCGGCCGGCTCGGCGGCGGGCGCGGGCACCAGGTCCTCGCCGGGACGCCGGAGCAGGTCGCCGACCACATCGAGCTGTGGTTCGGCCAGGGCGCCGCCGACGGCTTCAACGTGATGCCGCCGATCCTGCCCGAGGGCCTGGACCTGTTCACCGAGCACGTCGTGCCGCTGCTGCGCGAGCGCGGCCTGTTCCGGCACGAGTACCAGGGCACGACCCTGCGCGAGCACTACGGCCTGCCGCGCCCCGCGAACCGCTACACGGACCGCTACCCGAACCGCTAGTCGAACCGCCGGGCGAACCCGCCAGGCAACGCAGTCCCGCGCACCACCGACCCGGCGCCACACCGACCCTGAGGATCCACGATGCCCGACACCGCACCGCCCGCCGCCACCGCCCGGACCGCCCGCCGACTCCTGCTGCTGCCGCTGCTGCTCGCGCTGCTCCCGCTGGCCAGCGCCTGCGGCGGCAGCGCCGACGCCAGCACCGGCGGCGGCAGCGCGCAGGCCGGGGAGGTCACCCTGCGCATCGGCGACCAGGGCAAGGACGTGGAGACCCTGCTCCAGGTCTCCGGCGAGCTCAAGAACCTTCCCTACAAGGTCGTGTTCGACC includes these proteins:
- a CDS encoding terminase, translating into MELEPVRSWPDTVPDPTRTLGWDVLDWCSVHLLQPDGPDAGSPFQFTPEQVRIVLRWYEVDSAGVFTRRQGTIRRLKGWGKDPFLAALAAVEFVGPCRFGGWREDGTPFAVRHAAPWVQIAAVSKDQTRNTMRLFSPMFSPAMVAEFGIDLGKEIIYSASGGVIEAVTSSPRALEGGRATFVVMNETHHWISANGGHEMAMVIAGNVGKSRGGGARTMEITNAPLPGEDSVAEQTWHAWSKVAEGKSRDSGMYYDSVESPPVDLGDPDALRAGILAARGDAVWLDVEWIVSTIYSGTMPRSRSQRMFLNQLVTAEDQLISPEEWDALAVEDVLAPDDEITLGFDGGSTDDATALVAVRVRDRLIVPLGVWERPDGPAGDGWTVDRRDVDGVVRNALEMYAVQGFFADVALWESYIDAWSDDYRDRLLIKASPKSAIGRDMRGGLQELTAANERLLSAVETGMVRHGGDGTPLGKTLRRHVLNVRRRPNRFGLSFGKASRESGRKVDAYAAALLADLARHRLVESGKRPADARSGAVYFF
- a CDS encoding HNH endonuclease, whose translation is MPTVSVLARRRRPDVLARGHDAAATLRRALRLTGRGTCAGCGIEAPPSALDVDHIVPLAHGGDDVTVNVQPLCRPCHRAKTRDDMGYGTLLL
- a CDS encoding recombinase family protein, with protein sequence MSTPEIDTRPTIDLLARKSKILTKGDRLREVSTDEQIKQGRKWAADNGYRVRFEWVELGSAYNPARERKTFDKAMKALLNGETSALWVYMLDRFSRKGAEDVLKVIGKARVIFDYDRLDSMDERDRGRIIDEAERARAYSVRLSHRVKDVKTSQRDAGEWLGGSTPWGLNVDPKTRKVSPDDTPVTLGATETRGQRARRMVLALAFGVSGKALATELNRDGIPSPRGSFWSSGPLLRLLQSPAYMGLQGFHNGKRTLVYRNEKGETVSIGEGVVTPEEVEAARYGVAMNHSTLGATRHPGWNGGNARHLLSDISWCVGCGRAASCKGDGYVCGSTINGGRPCPAPVRANTKALESYVTGAWLAVVSALEPTDELAATIAERWAALSSPEETEEYAAAKAAHKRAQAALARLEGDRRAGYYDGPAEALYGPARREALTALMETQARVDELVTPTVHPGFLSADDDALRAMWDAAPLPLRRDLLRLAIDRIDIRKAGYQGQRFDGDARVTITWAKPNGDDD
- a CDS encoding amidase codes for the protein MAPPARTPWDLERSAGGSSGGAGAAVAAGLAPVAHGSDGGGSIRIPASVCGLFGIKPSRGRVSSGPTLYDISGLSTSGPLARTVADAAALLDVLAGPMPGDSGTAPALPTGETFLDYAHRDPQSLRVAVLTTPPVPGVSVHPDCLAATESAAELLAGLGHRTEALELPADDTLRQVFETVWSVMAAQRPVPPEQEERLMPLTKYLRAEGRKVSGPDFATALYTFRAVGALVASLQEQYDVILTPTLARPPQLVGGLRDDADPAREFEGIAAFTPFAALYNATGQPAVNLPLQWNAAGLPIGVMLGGRYGDESTLISLSSQLERARPWADRKPELW
- a CDS encoding ROK family transcriptional regulator; the encoded protein is MPLALIATPTPPPTPDLPDGAAAVLRATLRGGPLARTAISRETGLSPAAVSRHTAELLALGLVYEPPAAQAAPRPGRPRVPLDIDTGYHLAVGVHIAVPQLTFSLTDLRGRVVAQELAPRRAAPAEVLRDIAGYLPGLLRRHAADRSVLGLGVVTGGWVDPDSGTVVENSALGWRDVPVRRLLGSATRLPIHVEGHARALAQAELLFGAARGGDLVHLFVGNAVDAAIAAGGTLLRGRRNGAGGIAHLPVPGSTAACPCGGTGCLQATVSDRVFAERATAQGVVPRPEIGLLLAAARRGDPRALELCRERLRLIAPAVALLLDMISPEVLVVTDAVTLYLPELLPFLHQRIAERTRQAPEQLVRPSSFGPQVLAVAAGTPVLAAVHRDPLALRTAGMRG
- a CDS encoding LLM class flavin-dependent oxidoreductase, with the protein product MSSARRQLHLNLFLMGVGHHEAAWRHPRTDPSRLSDIRYFQELAATAEAAAFDSVFLADGVEGPTPGANAWVSHFEPFTLLSALAVSTERIGLIGTVSTGFTEPYNLARQFASLDHLSRGRAGWNIVTSAGDRAARNFGRDRNQDHATRYRRAAEYLEVVGSLWDSWEDDALLLDRVAGRVTAPDKLHEIDHRGEHFQVLGPLNIPRGPQGHPLLVQAGSSEDGRDFAARHAEAVFTAQQTLEEGQAFYRDLKRRAAALGRDPGGVVVLPGIVPVLGSTEAEAKALDQELDLLIDPSRAVGTLSTLLGVDLRDHPLDAPLPPLPPVAAINGAKSRFELVRDLAERDGLTLRQLIGRLGGGRGHQVLAGTPEQVADHIELWFGQGAADGFNVMPPILPEGLDLFTEHVVPLLRERGLFRHEYQGTTLREHYGLPRPANRYTDRYPNR